The Burkholderiales bacterium region TGACCGCGGCGGCCACCTGGCCGGCCATGTCGTCCAGCGTGGCGCGATCGATGCCATAGGCCCCGCTGCCCATAAGCGCCTCGCCGGAGAGCTTGAGCAGCACGCGCCGGTAGCGCAGTTCCGCCATGGTCTCAGACCTTCGCCGCCGCCGCCACCTCGGCCGCGTAATCCACGGCCTTCTTCTCGATGCCCTCGCCCACGACAAAGAGGACGAAACCGTTCACCGTGGCTCCCTTGGATTTGAGCAACTGCTCCACGGTCTGCTCGGGGTTCTTGACGAAGGGCTGGCCCAGCAACGTCACTTCCGCCAGGAACTTGGCCACGCTGCCCTCGACAATCTTGTCCACGATGTTGGCCGGCTTGCCGGACTCCAGTGCGCGCGCCTTGGCGATCTCGCGCTCCCGCGCCACGGTCTCCGCCGGCACCTGTTCCTTGGCCACGGCGATGGGCTTGGAAGCCGCCACATGCATGGCGATGTCCTTGCCCAGGGTCTCATCACCGCCGTTCAAATCCACCATGACGCCGATCCGGTTGCCATGCAGATAGACGGACAGACGCCCGGAAGTGGCAAACCGCGCCAGACGCCGGATGGTGATGTTCTCCCCCAGCTTCATGACCAGAGCTTTGCGCGCCTCCTCGACGGTCTGCCCCGAGGCCATCCGGAGCTGGGCGAGGGCCTCCACATCGGCGGGATCGTTTTCCGCGACGAGCTTTGCGCATTCGCGGGCAAAGGCGGCGAACTCTTCGTTCTTCGCCACGAAGTCGGTCTCACAGTTGACTTCCACCAGGGCGCCGATCTTGCCGTCGGGGCTCACGTAGCTGCCGATCACCCCTTCCGCCGCGATGCGCCCCGCCGCCTTGGAGGCCTTGGCGCCGCTCTTGATGCGCAGCAGGTCCTCGGCCTTCTCCATGTCACCGTTGGCCTCGGTGAGCGCCTTCTTGCATTCCATCATGCCGAGCCCGGTGCGCTCGCGCAGTTCCTTCACCATGCTCGCGGTGATTTCAGCCATTGTTCACTCCTGCAAAAAACGGGTTCGAGGGAAAGACATGCCGCCGCCAACGAAAAAGGGGCTCGCGCCCCTTTTTCCTCATGCGGCGGGCTGTTCCGCGTCTGCGACTTCGATGAATTCCTCGCCGCCGACGATCTCGCTGATGATCTGCGCCTTACCCTCCAGCACCGCATCGGCAACGCCGCGGGCGTAGAGACGGATGGCGCGGCTGGAATCATCGTTGCCCGGGATGACGTAATCGACGAGATCGGGCGGGCAGTTGGTATCCACCACCGCCACCACCGGGATGCCGAGTTTCCTCGCCTCGATGATGGCGCTCTTGTGATAACAGACATCGATGACGAACATGGCATCGGGCAGGCCGTTCATCTCCTTGATACCACCCAGGCTGCGCTCCAGCTTTTCCAGCTCACGGCGGTAATGGAGCGCCTCCTTTTTCGCCATGCGCTCCAGGGTGCCGTCCTCCACCATCTGCTGCATGTCGTGCAGACGCTTGACGGACTGTCTGACGGTCTTGAAGTTGGTGAGCATGCCCCCGAGCCAGCGGTGGTTCACATAGGGCATGCCGGCGCGGGTGGCCTCCTCGGCGATGATCTCCCGGCCCTGCCGCTTGGTGCAGACGAAAAGGAGCGTGCCCTTGTTCGCCGCCAGCTGGCGCACGAACTTGAGCGCCTCCTCGAACATGGGCAGGGTCTTTTCCAGGTTGATGATGTGGATCTTGTTGCGTTCCCCGAAGATGTAAGGCGCCATCTTGGGGTTCCAGTAGCGGGTCTGGTGGCCGAAATGGACGCCGGCCTCCAGCATCTGTCGCATGGTCACGGACATGATTTGCTCCTCTCGAAGGGTTGAGCCTCCACCCGTCCCTGACACCGGCAGGCCGGCACCCTTGACGAGACGACGGGTGTGGGGATTTTCGCCGCCGGGGCCCTCCCCGGCCTGGCGAAGCCGCGCATTATAGCCGGGAGAGGCTAATGCGTTCAAGGCAAAGCGGATTTTGTGCGGGGATCGGGTCTGGGCTGGTAAAATGCAAAATTTGTCATTAGGTCAGCCTGTGGCTTCGATTGGCCTTTCGGTCAGTTAAATCGCCTCTGCCTTCCCAGGCTGTTGCCCGCCTGCGCGCGCCCTGGCGGCCGTCTTCCGGCATCTTCGCACCCGTGCTCCTCGCCCCTAGGGGGCTTTGGGCTCGTCGCCGTGCGCAAATCTGCTCGAAACCCGGCTCGCCATCATTGCGCGCCCTACTGACAAATCTGGGATAATTCCCCCTGTTTTGCTCAACAATTCCATCATGGCCATCATCATCAAAACCCCTGAAGAAATCGAGAAAATGCGCGTCGCCGGCCGCCTCGCCTCCGAGGTGCTGGACTACATCGCGCCCTTCATCAAACCGGGCATCACCACCGGGGAGATCGACCGTCTCTGCCACGACTACATGGTGAACGTGCAGGGCACCATTCCGGCGCCCCTCAATTACGCGCCGCCGGGCCATCCTCCGTATCCCAAGTCGGTGTGCACCTCGGTCAACCACGTCATCTGCCACGGTGTGCCCTCGGACACCAAGAAACTCAAAGCCGGTGACATCATCAACATCGATGTCACCGTTATCAAAGACGGCTACCACGGGGACACCAGCCGCATGTTCTACGTGGGCGAGCCCTCCATCCTCGCCCGCCGGTTGTGTGAGGTGACCTTCGAATGCATGTGGCTGGGCATCGAGGAGGTGGCACCGGGCAAGCACCTGGGCGACATCGGCCATGCCATCCAGACCCACGCCCATGCCCACGGTTTTTCCGTGGTCCGGGAATTCTGCGGGCATGGCATCGGCCGCAACTTCCACGAAGAGCCCCAGGTGGTGCACTATGGCAAGCCCCACACCGGGGTCGAGCTGGTGCCGGGTATGATCTTCACCATCGAACCCATGATCAATGCGGGCAAGCGGGACATCCGCCAGCTTGCCGACGGCTGGACCATCGTCACCAAGGATCACAGTCTGTCCGCCCAATGGGAGCACACCGTGCTGGTCACCGAAACCGGCTATGAGGTGCTCACCCTTTCCGCCGGCGCGCCGCCCAAACCGGCGCGGCTTAGCCGGGCCGCCGCCTGAGGATCATGGTGGGCCAGCCAGGCACCCGAACCCCGCCACCCGCTCCTGCCACACCGGCACCCGGCGCCACCGCGCCCGTAGATGCCGCCGATCTTGCCGCGCTGCGCGCAAGCCTCAAGGCACGCCGCGCCGCCCTCCTTGCCGGCTATGACCAGAGCACGCCGCGTCGGTATCTGCGGAAGCACACTGCCCTCCTCGACGAGGTGCTGGTGGCCCTGTGGCGGGCGGCGGCCCTGCGCGGGGAATGCACCCTCATCGCCGTCGGCGGCTTTGGCCGGCGGGAACAGTTCCCCCACTCCGATGTGGACCTCCTCATCCTTCTCGATGAGGAGCCTGACGCCAGCCTCGCCGCGGCCCTGGAGCGCCTCATCGGTCATTTCTGGGACGTGGGCCTGGAGATCGGCCACAGCGTGCGCACCATTGCCTCCTGTCTGGAAGAGGCGGCGCGGGATGTAACGGTGGCCACCAACCTCCTCGAAGCGCGGTGGCTTGCTGGCTCCCGCCGCTTGTTCCAGGCCTTCCGCCGGGCTTTCCGCGCCGCCCTCGACGTGCCCGGCTTCGTCGCCGCCAAGGTGTTGGAGCAGCAGCAGCGCCACATCCGCTTCCTGGACAGCGCCTACAACCTGGAGCCCAATCTCAAGGAAAGCCCCGGGGGACTGCGGGATCTGCACAATTGCCTGTGGCTTGCCGATGCCCTGCAGGTGGGGCGGCAGTGGACCAGTCTGCTGCGGGCGGGGCTGTTGCAGCCGGGGGAGCTGCGGCGGCTGCGTGCCGTGGAGGCCACCCTGCAGGATCTGCGCATCCGCCTGCACAGACTGGCGGGGCGGCGTGAGGACCGGCTGCTTTTCGATTACCAGGAGGCGCTGGCAAGGGAACTGGGGTGCAAACCCCGCGGCAGCCGGGCGGCGAGCGACATCCTCATGCAGCGCTATTACCGCGCCGCGAAAGCGGTGCGGCTGTTGAACGTCCTTTTGCTGCAGACCCTGCGCGAGCGGCTGCAACCGCCGGCGGAACCCGCGGTGCCCATCAATGCCCATTTCGCGCGCCGCCGTGGGCTTCTGGAACTCAATGCGCCGGATGTGTTCGAGCGGCGCCCGGCCGCCATCCTGGAGGCATTCCATCTCCTCATGCAGCGCACGGATCTGGACGACCTGAGCCCGGCCACCCTGCGCGCTCTGGTGCGCGCCCTGCCGCGCATCGATGCCGCCTTCCGCCGCGCGCCGGAGAACCGCGCCCGTTTCCTCGCCATGCTGCGCGCCCCGCGGGGGCTTACCCACGCCCTGCGGCGGATGAATCTTTACGGGGTGCTGGGGCGGTATCTGCCGGTCTTCGGCCGCATCGTCGGCCAGATGCAGCACGACCTTTTCCACGTCTATACGGTGGACGAGCACATCCTCATGGTGGTGCGCAACCTGCGCCGCTTCACCCTTGCCGAATATGCCCATGAGTATCCCCTGTGCTCGCAGCTCATCAATGATTTCGAACGGCCGGAAGTGCTCTACATCGCCGCCCTCTTCCACGACATCGCCAAGGGACGCGGCGGGGACCATTCCCTGTTGGGGGCGCGGGAGGCCCGCCGTTTCTGCGAGGCCCATGGCTTGCCCAGGGAGGACACCGAGCTCATCGTCTGGCTGGTGAAGGAACACCTGACCTTCTCCGCCACGGCGCAAAAATGCGATCTGTCGGACCCGGAAGTCATTCGTGCCTTCGCTCACCGCATGCAGAGTCTGCGCCGCCTGACTGCCCTCTATCTCCTCACCGTGGCGGATATCCGCGGCACCAGTCCCAAGGTGTGGAATGCCTGGAAGGGGAAGCTCCTCGAAGACCTTTTCCGCGCCACCCACCGCCATCTCACGGAGGGCGCGGGCAGCCTGGCCAGCGAGATCGGGGCGCGGCGGGATGAGGCGCTGCGTCTGCTCAATCTGGAGGCGGTGCCCAAAGAGGCCACCCTGGGGCTATGGTCGGTACTGGGCGAGAGTTATTTCCTGCGTCACGGCGCCCAGGAGATCGCCTGGCACACCCGGATCCTGCAGCACAGCCCCGCGCCGGCGCTTCCCATCGTGCGCGCCCGCGCCGCCCCCCACGGCGAAGGCATCCAGGTGATGATCTACACCCGCGACCGGGACGATCTGTTCGCGCGCATCTGCACCTTCTTCGAACGCATGAATTACAACGTCGTGGAGGCGAAGATCCACACCACGCCCCACGGCTTTGCCCTGGATACCTTCCTCATCCTCGATCTCAACGGCACCAGCCAGCATTACCGCGATCTGCTGCCCTTCATCGAATACGAGCTGGCGCAGCGCCTCCTCTCCACCACGCCCCTGGAGCCGCCCCTCAGCGGACGGGCGAGCCGGCAGTTGCGCCATTTCCCCATTGAGCCCAAAGTGACCCTCGCTCCGGACGAGCGGGGCCAGTATCACGTGCTGTCCGTCACGGCAGGGGACCGGCCCGGTCTACTCTCCCGCATCGCGCGTGTGCTGCTGGCCCATGGTGTGCGCCTGCACATGGCGAAGATCGCCACCCTCGGCGAGCGGGCGGAGGACAGTTTCCTCGTCCGCGCCGACGACGACCGGCTCACCAACCCCCGGCAGGTGCTGGAGCTGGAAGCCGACCTCATCGCCGCGTTGAAAGAGTAAGGCCCGGCAACGGCCCGGGGCAGCGCCTTTATGGCGTCTCTTGTTCGATGCGGTAGAGCCAGGCAAGAAGCTCGGCCACGGCCAGGTAGAGTTCGGGGGGGATGTGTTCGTCCAGGTCCACCTGCATGAGCAGGGCCACCAGGGCGGGGGATTCGTGCACATACACGCCCGCCTCGCGGGCGCGCTGGATGATGGCCTCCGCCAGTGCGCCGCGCCCCTTGGCCACCACCCGCGGGGCGAGCATGCCTTCGCGGTAGGCAAGCGCCACGGCGCTTAAGCGGGGATCGATCCTCTTCTCTTCAGCCATGGGTGGCGACCCTCACCTGGGCGAGGAGAAGACCTGCCCGCTCGAAGCCGGCGCGCAGGGCCTTCACCTGCGCACCAAGCCGCGGGGCACTTTCCGGCGTGGCGAGGATGTCCACCTGCACCCCCTGCGCCGTGAGGCGCAACCGGGCTTCCACCTCCCCCAGCCGGGGCAGGGTGAGGTGAACACGGGTGGCCCATTCCCGCTCTCCCGGGGCGCTTCCCTCGCCTTCCCGCTCTTCGACTTCCCAGCGCAGGGTCTGTCCCGGCCACAGTTCCCCCTGCCAGACGAGCTGGCGCAAATCCAGCACTTCGAGCTGCTGCCGCACCAACGCGGCCGCCTGCGGGTGGACGGGCTCGCGGGGCTC contains the following coding sequences:
- the tsf gene encoding translation elongation factor Ts, encoding MAEITASMVKELRERTGLGMMECKKALTEANGDMEKAEDLLRIKSGAKASKAAGRIAAEGVIGSYVSPDGKIGALVEVNCETDFVAKNEEFAAFARECAKLVAENDPADVEALAQLRMASGQTVEEARKALVMKLGENITIRRLARFATSGRLSVYLHGNRIGVMVDLNGGDETLGKDIAMHVAASKPIAVAKEQVPAETVAREREIAKARALESGKPANIVDKIVEGSVAKFLAEVTLLGQPFVKNPEQTVEQLLKSKGATVNGFVLFVVGEGIEKKAVDYAAEVAAAAKV
- the rpsB gene encoding 30S ribosomal protein S2, coding for MSVTMRQMLEAGVHFGHQTRYWNPKMAPYIFGERNKIHIINLEKTLPMFEEALKFVRQLAANKGTLLFVCTKRQGREIIAEEATRAGMPYVNHRWLGGMLTNFKTVRQSVKRLHDMQQMVEDGTLERMAKKEALHYRRELEKLERSLGGIKEMNGLPDAMFVIDVCYHKSAIIEARKLGIPVVAVVDTNCPPDLVDYVIPGNDDSSRAIRLYARGVADAVLEGKAQIISEIVGGEEFIEVADAEQPAA
- the map gene encoding type I methionyl aminopeptidase, encoding MMAIIIKTPEEIEKMRVAGRLASEVLDYIAPFIKPGITTGEIDRLCHDYMVNVQGTIPAPLNYAPPGHPPYPKSVCTSVNHVICHGVPSDTKKLKAGDIINIDVTVIKDGYHGDTSRMFYVGEPSILARRLCEVTFECMWLGIEEVAPGKHLGDIGHAIQTHAHAHGFSVVREFCGHGIGRNFHEEPQVVHYGKPHTGVELVPGMIFTIEPMINAGKRDIRQLADGWTIVTKDHSLSAQWEHTVLVTETGYEVLTLSAGAPPKPARLSRAAA
- a CDS encoding [protein-PII] uridylyltransferase; translation: MVGQPGTRTPPPAPATPAPGATAPVDAADLAALRASLKARRAALLAGYDQSTPRRYLRKHTALLDEVLVALWRAAALRGECTLIAVGGFGRREQFPHSDVDLLILLDEEPDASLAAALERLIGHFWDVGLEIGHSVRTIASCLEEAARDVTVATNLLEARWLAGSRRLFQAFRRAFRAALDVPGFVAAKVLEQQQRHIRFLDSAYNLEPNLKESPGGLRDLHNCLWLADALQVGRQWTSLLRAGLLQPGELRRLRAVEATLQDLRIRLHRLAGRREDRLLFDYQEALARELGCKPRGSRAASDILMQRYYRAAKAVRLLNVLLLQTLRERLQPPAEPAVPINAHFARRRGLLELNAPDVFERRPAAILEAFHLLMQRTDLDDLSPATLRALVRALPRIDAAFRRAPENRARFLAMLRAPRGLTHALRRMNLYGVLGRYLPVFGRIVGQMQHDLFHVYTVDEHILMVVRNLRRFTLAEYAHEYPLCSQLINDFERPEVLYIAALFHDIAKGRGGDHSLLGAREARRFCEAHGLPREDTELIVWLVKEHLTFSATAQKCDLSDPEVIRAFAHRMQSLRRLTALYLLTVADIRGTSPKVWNAWKGKLLEDLFRATHRHLTEGAGSLASEIGARRDEALRLLNLEAVPKEATLGLWSVLGESYFLRHGAQEIAWHTRILQHSPAPALPIVRARAAPHGEGIQVMIYTRDRDDLFARICTFFERMNYNVVEAKIHTTPHGFALDTFLILDLNGTSQHYRDLLPFIEYELAQRLLSTTPLEPPLSGRASRQLRHFPIEPKVTLAPDERGQYHVLSVTAGDRPGLLSRIARVLLAHGVRLHMAKIATLGERAEDSFLVRADDDRLTNPRQVLELEADLIAALKE
- a CDS encoding EscU/YscU/HrcU family type III secretion system export apparatus switch protein — translated: MAEEKRIDPRLSAVALAYREGMLAPRVVAKGRGALAEAIIQRAREAGVYVHESPALVALLMQVDLDEHIPPELYLAVAELLAWLYRIEQETP